The Dendropsophus ebraccatus isolate aDenEbr1 chromosome 3, aDenEbr1.pat, whole genome shotgun sequence genome includes a region encoding these proteins:
- the LOC138787558 gene encoding oocyte zinc finger protein XlCOF6.1-like has product MARELSNVQAKLGKPKIQHRNVDDGTWSSGYLMSPDSEVADHCITQDTYRERAKILDIPSALHSEEELSFHSFKQVLSSSQNMSDSGEFLTQERSHFHVQNVTKVLRRNHIFKDIKKTHTGEKPFSCAECGKCFSQKQHLVRHQGTHSGEKPFSCSECEKSFTQKSDLRRHLKTHTGEKPFLCAECGKCFSVKLHLIRHQGTHSGEKPFSCLECGKCFAQKLHVVRHQMIHTGEKPFTCLECGKGFISKSLLVIHQRTHTGEKPFPCLECGKCFYRKSLLVEHQMDHAGKRPYLCSECGKCFTQKSNLIRHHITHTKEKPFSCPECVKCFSNHKTFVKHLKFHLR; this is encoded by the exons ATGACGGTACCTGGAGCTCTGGATATCTGATGTCTCCAGATTCTGAAGTTGCTGATCATTGTATAACACAAGATACATACAGAGAGCGAGCCAAGATCCTGGATATACCCTCAGCCCTTCACAGTGAAGAAGAACTTTCCTTCCATTCATTTAAGCAGGTTCTGTCTTCATCACAGAATATGAGTGACAGTGGGG AATttctcacacaggagagaagccattttcatgtacagAATGTAACAAAAGTTTTACGCAGAAATCACATCTtcaaagacataaaaaaaactcacacaggggaaaaaccattttcatgtgcagaatgcgggaaatgttttagtcAGAAGCAACATCTTGTTCGACATCAAGGAACTCattcaggggagaagccattttcatgttcagaatgtgagaaaagttttactcagaaatcagatcttcgTAGACATctaaaaactcacacaggggagaagccatttttatgtgcAGAATGCGGCAAATGTTTTAGTGTGAAGCTGCATCTTATTCGACATCAAGGAACTCattcaggagagaagccattttcatgtttagagtgtgggaaatgttttgctcagaAATTACATGTTGTTCGACATCAGatgattcacacaggggagaagccgtttacATGTTTGGAATGTGGCAAAGGTTTTATTTCTAAATCACTCCTTGTtatacatcaaagaactcacacaggggagaagccatttccatgcttagaatgtgggaaatgtttttataGAAAGTCATTACTTGTTGAACATCAAATGGATCACGCCGGAAAGAGGCCATATTTATGTTCAGagtgtggcaaatgttttactcagaaatcaaatcTTATTAGACATCACATAACTCACACaaaagagaagccattttcatgccctGAATGTGTGAAATGTTTTTCTAACCACAAAACTTTTGTTAAACATTTAAAATTTCACTTAAGGTAA